ACAGGGTGGTCTTGCCGAGGCCGGGAGGACCGGAGAGCAGAATGTGGTTGAGGGCGTCGCCGCGGCGGCGGGCGGCGCCGACCATGACTTGCAGGCGTTCGACGGTTTTGGGCTGGCCGGTGAAATCGGCGAAGGAGAGGGGGCGCAGGGCGGCCTCGGTGGCGGTTTCGGGCGCGTTGAGGGTGGAGGCCAGGTAGTCGGTGCCTTTGGGTTGGTCGGGCATGGGGGCGAAGTCAGAGGTCTGAAGGCGGAAGGCGGAAGCCAGAAGTGTGAGACGGACAAATCACGGCAGGTCGTTGAAGACGGTGAGGCCGGGGACCTGGTTGAAATGGCGGTCGAAGGTGAGGACGGCGGCGCCGTAGTCGAGGGCGGTCGCGGCGATGGTGATGTCGGTGGCCGGAATGACGGCGCCGTGCCGATCGAGGTCCCAAGCGAGCCGGGCGGCGCGTTGCCACGTGCTCGGGGTCGGGTTGAGGAAGCGCAGAGTGGCGAAGCGCTCCTCGTAGTGTTTGCGCACGAAGGGATCGGAGCGGCCGC
This portion of the Actomonas aquatica genome encodes:
- a CDS encoding PIN domain-containing protein — translated: MAELVLIDSSYFIRLAREYRQSFAALDQFSSRYDFAINGVVWVEVIRGRSDPFVRKHYEERFATLRFLNPTPSTWQRAARLAWDLDRHGAVIPATDITIAATALDYGAAVLTFDRHFNQVPGLTVFNDLP